The Crocinitomicaceae bacterium genome includes a region encoding these proteins:
- a CDS encoding SDR family oxidoreductase: MSTPIKTALVTGAANGIGKAIATRLVNEGYFTILADVDEENGQKQAAALGKSAEFKTCNISDEKSVETLFSYIKEKYNTLDALVNNAGIIRDNVIWRMPVEDFDKVIEINLRGTWLMCRQAAMLMRPVNKGRIVNISSRAWLGNRGQSNYAASKAGVVGMTRVLALELGANGILVNAIAPGLIDTPLTQKLPADVQEKLIEAQPTKSMGTPEDIAQAVAFLCDDKTKFITGQTIYVDGGKSIGAGL, from the coding sequence ATGAGTACACCAATAAAAACAGCACTTGTAACAGGCGCTGCCAACGGAATTGGAAAGGCAATTGCCACCAGGCTGGTGAATGAGGGCTATTTCACTATTCTTGCCGATGTTGATGAAGAAAACGGACAAAAACAGGCAGCAGCTTTAGGCAAATCAGCAGAATTCAAAACCTGCAACATCAGTGATGAAAAATCAGTTGAAACGCTGTTTTCATATATCAAAGAAAAATACAATACCCTTGATGCACTAGTCAATAATGCGGGTATTATCCGAGACAACGTAATTTGGAGAATGCCCGTTGAAGATTTTGACAAAGTGATAGAAATAAATTTGCGAGGCACTTGGCTGATGTGCAGACAAGCAGCTATGTTAATGCGTCCGGTAAACAAAGGACGAATTGTCAATATTTCATCACGCGCATGGCTTGGTAACAGAGGTCAATCAAATTATGCTGCATCAAAAGCAGGAGTGGTTGGAATGACCCGCGTGCTGGCACTTGAATTAGGCGCAAACGGAATTTTGGTGAATGCTATTGCACCGGGTTTGATTGATACTCCGCTAACTCAAAAACTACCTGCTGACGTTCAAGAAAAATTAATTGAAGCACAACCAACCAAAAGCATGGGAACGCCAGAAGACATTGCACAAGCGGTAGCCTTTCTCTGTGATGATAAAACCAAATTTATTACAGGACAAACTATTTACGTGGACGGCGGAAAAAGCATAGGTGCCGGATTATAA
- a CDS encoding XdhC family protein produces the protein MNVWNKIASVPSSGKKAVLCTVVAVSGSTPRHAGAKMIVYEDGSIDGTIGGGNLEKNVIQNALLQLNLNQPKLFRHDLLHQHNMCCGGTVEIFIEPLMPQKKLYIFGAGHTGQALASLALNTDFEVYLFDDRKEYMDQVSDSRINKLCAEIRNTLPLLPFDQYTYSVIATYEHALDRDILSYCIGKPHAYLGMIGSQRKILITKKMFTDAGIATSSQLEKVHMPIGINIHAEDPFEIAISIMSELISFKNSTTDLKAKKNNETKTKKAEQVK, from the coding sequence ATGAACGTGTGGAATAAAATAGCAAGCGTACCTTCATCAGGTAAAAAAGCTGTACTATGCACGGTTGTTGCAGTCAGTGGATCTACGCCCAGACATGCCGGTGCAAAAATGATTGTATACGAAGACGGCTCTATTGATGGTACGATAGGTGGAGGAAATCTGGAAAAAAATGTGATTCAGAATGCCTTGCTACAGCTTAACCTAAATCAGCCAAAATTATTTAGACATGATTTGTTGCATCAACACAATATGTGCTGTGGAGGAACAGTTGAAATTTTTATCGAACCACTTATGCCACAAAAAAAACTGTACATTTTTGGTGCCGGTCATACCGGCCAGGCTTTGGCTTCACTTGCCCTGAATACTGATTTTGAAGTATATCTTTTTGATGACCGAAAAGAGTATATGGATCAGGTGAGTGATTCACGCATCAATAAACTTTGTGCTGAAATTAGAAACACCCTGCCCCTGCTCCCATTTGATCAATATACTTACTCTGTTATTGCAACCTATGAACATGCACTTGACAGAGATATTTTAAGTTATTGTATTGGAAAACCACATGCCTATTTGGGCATGATTGGCAGCCAGAGAAAAATTTTAATTACTAAAAAAATGTTCACTGATGCAGGCATTGCAACATCATCACAACTTGAAAAAGTACACATGCCAATTGGAATCAACATCCACGCCGAAGATCCTTTTGAAATTGCTATCAGCATTATGTCAGAATTGATCAGTTTCAAGAATAGCACGACAGATCTCAAAGCGAAAAAAAACAACGAGACAAAAACTAAAAAAGCAGAACAAGTAAAATGA
- a CDS encoding nucleotidyltransferase family protein produces MNNTSRTDDGKTCGAIILAGGKSSRMKAPKSWLPIPGNTTFIEQIADTFHLALNGGVIAVLNGSFCIDEFEPLVQRLKLSSQVIPNHNPELGRLHSIKLGLQHLNDDYVFIQNTDSPFLQVSTIEYLMEHAKAGSVCIPVFNSHRGHPVLMEANWLRNAIQAAPENSTLRDLISTVELIEVHVNDPAILDNINSPEQYEQLMHERVE; encoded by the coding sequence GTGAATAACACCTCCCGTACCGACGATGGGAAAACATGTGGAGCAATTATTCTTGCCGGTGGAAAATCCAGCCGGATGAAAGCTCCAAAATCCTGGCTCCCTATTCCGGGAAACACAACTTTTATTGAACAAATTGCAGATACCTTTCACCTCGCTTTAAACGGCGGGGTGATTGCCGTTTTAAACGGATCATTTTGTATTGATGAATTCGAACCTCTGGTTCAAAGACTGAAACTCAGTTCTCAAGTGATTCCAAATCACAACCCTGAACTTGGAAGGTTGCACAGTATTAAATTGGGATTACAGCATCTGAATGATGATTATGTTTTTATTCAAAATACAGATTCGCCCTTTCTGCAAGTATCTACCATTGAATATTTGATGGAGCATGCCAAAGCTGGTTCTGTATGTATTCCGGTTTTTAATTCGCACCGCGGACACCCTGTTCTGATGGAAGCAAATTGGCTGCGTAATGCAATTCAAGCTGCACCAGAAAATTCTACCCTGCGTGATTTGATAAGTACAGTTGAACTTATTGAGGTACATGTCAACGATCCTGCGATACTTGACAATATTAATTCGCCTGAACAATATGAACAGTTAATGCATGAACGTGTGGAATAA
- a CDS encoding 4Fe-4S dicluster domain-containing protein encodes MAIKITDDCINCGACEPECPNNAIYSGGTNWSAAQGTAVSGSFKLKNGSEIDAYADQEPISNDFYFIVPEKCTECKGFHDEPQCASVCPVDCCLPDADNSESADQLLAKKAMLHGE; translated from the coding sequence ATGGCCATAAAAATTACAGATGATTGCATTAATTGCGGAGCATGCGAACCAGAATGTCCGAACAATGCTATTTACTCAGGTGGTACAAACTGGAGCGCGGCTCAGGGTACTGCAGTTTCAGGATCTTTTAAATTGAAAAACGGATCAGAGATAGATGCTTACGCAGATCAGGAGCCTATTTCAAATGATTTTTATTTCATTGTACCTGAAAAATGTACTGAGTGTAAAGGATTCCATGATGAACCGCAGTGTGCAAGTGTATGCCCGGTTGATTGTTGTCTACCAGATGCTGACAACTCAGAAAGTGCGGATCAGCTGTTGGCTAAAAAAGCAATGCTTCACGGTGAATAA
- the truA gene encoding tRNA pseudouridine(38-40) synthase TruA, with translation MQRYVLQLSYKGTHYFGWQRQNGQISVQEKIESVLSQLHSNQPIEITGCGRTDTGVHASCYFAHFDSDLLFETEQLCFKMNLMLPDDIAIRNIQAVSSDFNARFSAISRTYEYAIHQQKNPFLTEFSWYHRADLDIDKINQACIIMIGHKDFQCFSKVNTDVSNFLCNITKAEWIITEHGYLFTISANRFLRNMVRAITGTMIDVGLGKINLKEFETILQSADRGKAGTSVPAQGLNLINVEYPVDLISVL, from the coding sequence ATGCAAAGATACGTTCTGCAATTATCATATAAAGGCACGCACTATTTTGGTTGGCAACGACAAAATGGACAAATTTCTGTGCAAGAAAAAATTGAATCAGTTCTCAGTCAACTTCACAGTAATCAACCAATAGAAATTACCGGATGCGGGCGCACAGATACCGGTGTGCATGCAAGTTGCTATTTTGCACATTTTGACAGTGATCTACTATTTGAAACTGAACAATTATGCTTCAAAATGAACCTCATGCTGCCTGATGATATTGCTATTCGAAATATCCAAGCAGTATCCTCTGATTTTAATGCGCGTTTTTCAGCAATCTCAAGAACATACGAGTACGCCATTCATCAACAAAAAAATCCATTTCTTACTGAATTTTCATGGTATCACAGGGCTGATTTGGATATTGATAAAATCAATCAGGCTTGTATAATTATGATTGGTCATAAAGATTTTCAATGCTTCAGCAAAGTAAATACCGATGTGAGTAATTTTCTCTGCAACATCACTAAGGCAGAATGGATAATTACCGAGCATGGTTATTTGTTTACCATAAGTGCCAATCGCTTTTTGCGCAATATGGTAAGAGCAATCACAGGCACAATGATTGACGTGGGTTTAGGTAAAATAAATTTGAAGGAGTTTGAAACTATTCTGCAATCAGCAGACCGAGGCAAAGCAGGAACTTCAGTACCTGCACAGGGTCTTAATTTGATTAACGTTGAATACCCGGTTGATTTGATTTCAGTTTTGTAA
- a CDS encoding metallophosphoesterase family protein, with product MKRIGVLSDTHGYLDPKIYTYFKEVDEIWHAGDVGDVSVIDELERFKPVRGVYGNIDDHQVRLKWPKHNRFMCEDIEVLISHIGGRPFKYNAEAWPELSQKSAGIFVCGHSHILLVQFDKNLQCLWLNPGACGFKGFHKVKTLLRFEVHGKEVKNMEAIELGPRIANGTIDSP from the coding sequence ATGAAACGCATTGGGGTGTTATCAGATACGCATGGATATCTTGATCCAAAGATTTATACATACTTTAAAGAGGTGGATGAGATATGGCATGCGGGTGATGTTGGTGATGTATCAGTGATTGATGAACTTGAGCGCTTTAAACCTGTGCGCGGGGTATACGGTAATATTGATGATCATCAGGTAAGATTAAAATGGCCTAAACATAACCGGTTTATGTGTGAAGACATTGAAGTACTCATTTCTCACATTGGCGGACGACCATTTAAATATAATGCGGAAGCCTGGCCTGAGTTGTCACAAAAATCTGCCGGCATTTTTGTTTGTGGACATTCTCACATTCTACTTGTGCAGTTTGATAAAAATCTTCAATGTTTATGGCTCAATCCGGGTGCATGCGGATTCAAAGGATTTCATAAAGTTAAAACCCTGTTGCGCTTTGAAGTGCATGGAAAAGAAGTTAAAAATATGGAAGCCATTGAATTGGGACCAAGAATAGCAAATGGTACAATTGATTCTCCTTAA
- the porQ gene encoding type IX secretion system protein PorQ — translation MIYRFVFLSMFFSSAVFSQTGGENVWSFLDLDFSARSLALGSEFIPLRDGDINLAVTNPASITNELDNQLTMNHFIYPAGINYGMLAYGKHFNKVGTFTGHMRYVSYGKFTRTDATGIEQGTFTAGDYAIGSGYAKDLNKYFSLGANMNFLFSHYETYSAFGMSVDAAVLFHHDEANVTMSLVAKNIGYQFKGFTQDNHEPLPIEVVAGISYKFHHAPFRLSLVGTDLTRWDLTYNDPSWEPTIDQLTGDTIPIPEAGFAKKLGYHANFGLEILPTENFFVRIGFNYQRRNALGVIDRMGIGGFSFGTGFKIKKFAFNYAISFYSAAGSVNVFSITTNFNEWRKSATDDVKKE, via the coding sequence ATGATTTACAGATTTGTTTTTCTGAGTATGTTTTTTTCTTCAGCTGTTTTTTCACAAACCGGTGGAGAAAATGTTTGGTCTTTTCTTGATTTGGATTTTAGCGCGCGCTCTCTTGCCTTGGGTTCTGAATTTATTCCCTTGCGTGACGGTGATATCAACTTGGCTGTTACTAATCCTGCAAGCATCACCAATGAATTGGACAATCAGTTAACCATGAATCATTTTATTTATCCTGCAGGCATTAATTATGGCATGTTAGCATACGGAAAACACTTTAATAAAGTCGGAACTTTTACCGGTCATATGCGCTACGTGTCTTATGGCAAATTTACCCGCACCGATGCAACCGGTATTGAACAAGGCACGTTCACTGCAGGTGACTATGCAATAGGCAGTGGTTATGCAAAAGACTTAAATAAATATTTTTCACTTGGTGCAAATATGAATTTCTTATTCTCACATTATGAAACTTATTCTGCTTTTGGAATGAGTGTTGATGCGGCGGTTTTATTTCATCATGATGAAGCAAACGTTACCATGAGTCTAGTTGCTAAAAATATTGGGTATCAATTCAAGGGTTTTACCCAAGACAATCATGAACCTTTGCCTATTGAGGTAGTTGCCGGTATCTCGTACAAATTTCATCATGCGCCGTTCAGACTTAGTCTTGTTGGTACTGATTTAACGCGATGGGATCTTACTTACAATGATCCTTCATGGGAGCCAACCATAGATCAGCTCACGGGTGATACCATTCCAATACCTGAAGCGGGCTTTGCAAAAAAACTTGGATATCATGCAAATTTTGGTCTTGAAATTTTACCTACTGAGAATTTTTTTGTGCGAATTGGATTCAACTATCAACGCAGAAATGCCTTGGGCGTAATAGATCGTATGGGTATTGGCGGCTTTTCTTTTGGCACCGGATTTAAGATTAAAAAATTCGCGTTCAACTACGCTATTTCATTCTATTCAGCCGCCGGATCAGTTAATGTTTTTAGCATCACAACAAATTTCAATGAGTGGAGAAAATCTGCTACAGATGATGTCAAGAAGGAGTAG
- a CDS encoding gliding motility-associated C-terminal domain-containing protein, producing MDKFDKIIKEAVESYEAPYDAQVWANVSGQLGNKGGAMKWIIGSAAAVVLITGAVYIAQDDTQNDINNTLTQNETPTQPESNGNILPEHQSDADNNNASENSNGTNTDHLATDGIHSSDNTTQSSSENNNTSANHNANSSQDNTASDETQGNHHVVNPDDNQQVIEHHVVTSKVNARFDVSNTNACAGTAFLFTPEDMNQSALYVWDFGDGSFSAAKMSEHVYAEAGTYTVTLAMKDGRTNKTLAKTSTEITVNPTPAVAFTWEKSNELIPTVTFINLTESAETWNWDIKGLKTSTENSFEYTFRKKGAYVVSLSATNEYGCTSTTEKNIEIKNDYNLLAPTAFTPNGDNMNDYFIPEALRLMDVDFTMVIYDKAGKLMYQTNEVNLPWDGTNVTDNSPAEEGAYVWKVQFKNSNGELELYEGQVIITR from the coding sequence ATGGATAAATTTGATAAAATAATTAAAGAGGCGGTTGAGAGTTATGAGGCTCCTTACGATGCTCAGGTATGGGCTAACGTGAGTGGTCAACTCGGTAACAAAGGCGGAGCAATGAAATGGATCATTGGTTCAGCGGCGGCGGTTGTGCTTATCACCGGGGCGGTTTATATTGCTCAGGATGATACTCAAAACGATATTAATAATACGCTCACTCAAAACGAAACTCCAACTCAGCCAGAGTCTAACGGTAATATCTTACCTGAACATCAATCTGATGCTGACAACAATAACGCATCAGAAAATTCTAACGGTACAAATACTGACCACCTAGCAACTGATGGTATTCATTCATCAGATAACACCACTCAAAGTTCTTCTGAGAACAACAATACATCAGCTAATCACAACGCAAATTCTTCTCAAGACAACACTGCATCAGATGAAACACAGGGCAATCATCACGTGGTAAATCCAGATGACAACCAACAAGTAATAGAGCATCATGTTGTGACCTCAAAAGTGAATGCGCGCTTTGATGTTAGCAATACGAATGCATGCGCAGGTACTGCATTTTTGTTTACTCCTGAAGACATGAATCAGTCTGCACTTTATGTGTGGGATTTTGGTGATGGATCATTCAGCGCAGCTAAAATGTCTGAACATGTTTATGCTGAAGCCGGAACTTATACTGTAACTCTAGCAATGAAAGATGGCAGAACAAATAAAACATTGGCCAAAACAAGTACAGAAATCACGGTTAATCCAACACCTGCCGTTGCATTTACTTGGGAAAAATCAAATGAACTGATTCCTACTGTAACATTTATCAATCTTACAGAATCTGCTGAAACATGGAATTGGGATATCAAGGGATTAAAAACATCAACTGAGAACAGTTTTGAATATACGTTCCGCAAAAAAGGAGCATACGTTGTTTCTTTAAGTGCTACCAATGAGTATGGCTGTACTTCAACTACTGAGAAAAATATCGAAATTAAAAATGATTATAACTTGTTAGCTCCAACAGCGTTCACACCTAACGGAGATAACATGAATGACTACTTCATTCCTGAAGCATTGCGCTTGATGGATGTTGATTTCACTATGGTTATATACGATAAAGCCGGTAAACTCATGTATCAAACTAATGAAGTGAATTTACCTTGGGATGGAACTAATGTAACTGACAACAGCCCCGCTGAAGAAGGAGCTTACGTTTGGAAAGTTCAGTTTAAAAATTCAAATGGTGAACTTGAATTATACGAAGGACAAGTGATCATCACCAGATAA
- a CDS encoding RNA polymerase sigma factor, giving the protein MVDGCIKGKRKYQQQLFKLFYGKMMAVCMRYAKDRDEAQDMVQNGFIKIFNKLDVYNFEGSLEGWIRRIMINTAIDQIRKNKRDPFSIEDDSRISNIEEDVPFAEDDEQEVKIKAETAIKAISALSPAYRTVFNLYVIEGMSHKEIAEYLGISEGTSKSNLAKAKMKLKEELSLKFEH; this is encoded by the coding sequence ATTGTTGACGGTTGCATAAAAGGTAAACGCAAGTATCAGCAACAACTGTTCAAACTTTTCTACGGGAAAATGATGGCGGTATGTATGCGCTATGCCAAAGACAGAGACGAGGCACAGGACATGGTACAGAATGGGTTCATCAAGATTTTCAACAAACTGGACGTTTACAATTTTGAAGGTTCTTTGGAAGGTTGGATCAGACGCATTATGATAAATACTGCCATTGATCAGATCAGGAAAAACAAACGTGACCCATTTTCAATTGAAGACGATTCGCGCATTTCAAACATAGAGGAAGATGTTCCCTTTGCTGAAGATGACGAACAGGAGGTCAAGATAAAAGCTGAAACGGCTATCAAAGCTATAAGCGCTTTATCCCCGGCATACCGCACGGTGTTTAACTTGTATGTGATTGAAGGGATGAGTCATAAAGAAATTGCTGAATATCTGGGCATTTCTGAAGGTACGTCTAAATCAAATCTGGCGAAAGCCAAAATGAAATTAAAAGAAGAACTGAGTTTAAAATTTGAACATTAA
- a CDS encoding malate dehydrogenase — translation MKITVVGAGAVGASCAEYLAIKNFASEIVLIDIKEGFAEGKAMDLMQTASLLGFDSKITGTTNDYSKTAGSDVAVITSGIPRKPGMTREELIGINAGIVKSVCENLIKHSPNVILIVVSNPMDTMAYLAHKATGLPKNRIIGMGGALDSARFKYRLAEALGCPQSDVDGMVIGGHSDTGMVPLIEKAVRNSVPVTEYLSAEKQAWVVEETKVGGATLTKLLGTSAWYAPGAAVTAMCQAIALDSKKMFPCSAMLDGEYGLKDISLGVPCIIGKNGIEKIVEIKLSDAEKAKVADSAKGVRDVNMLLDAVAK, via the coding sequence ATGAAAATTACCGTTGTAGGAGCAGGAGCAGTAGGAGCAAGCTGCGCTGAATACCTTGCTATTAAAAACTTTGCCTCTGAAATTGTTTTGATTGATATTAAAGAAGGTTTTGCTGAAGGAAAAGCGATGGACCTTATGCAAACTGCATCATTGCTTGGCTTTGATTCTAAAATTACCGGCACCACCAACGACTATTCTAAAACTGCCGGATCAGATGTAGCGGTGATTACTTCTGGTATTCCTCGTAAACCGGGTATGACTCGTGAAGAACTGATTGGAATCAACGCCGGAATTGTAAAATCGGTGTGTGAAAATTTGATTAAACATTCTCCAAATGTGATTTTGATTGTGGTAAGTAATCCAATGGATACGATGGCTTACCTTGCACATAAAGCAACTGGTCTGCCTAAAAACAGAATCATTGGTATGGGTGGTGCATTAGATAGTGCACGCTTTAAATATCGTTTGGCTGAAGCACTCGGTTGCCCGCAATCTGATGTTGACGGTATGGTAATTGGCGGTCACTCTGATACCGGTATGGTACCATTGATTGAAAAAGCAGTTCGCAATAGCGTTCCTGTTACTGAATATCTCAGTGCTGAAAAACAAGCTTGGGTTGTTGAAGAAACAAAAGTAGGAGGTGCTACTTTGACAAAATTATTAGGGACTTCTGCTTGGTATGCGCCTGGTGCAGCCGTTACCGCAATGTGTCAGGCTATTGCTCTTGACTCTAAAAAAATGTTCCCTTGTTCAGCTATGCTTGATGGTGAATATGGTTTGAAAGATATTTCTTTAGGCGTGCCTTGTATCATTGGAAAAAACGGAATTGAAAAAATCGTTGAAATTAAATTGTCTGATGCTGAAAAAGCAAAGGTTGCTGACAGTGCAAAAGGTGTTCGTGATGTAAACATGTTGCTTGATGCGGTTGCAAAATAA
- a CDS encoding DUF86 domain-containing protein translates to MKKDDSIFIDHILHALHKIIAYTEIHSQSSFLKSEITQDAVIRQFEIIGEASKKLSSEFKKRYSDVPWSDMAGMRDKLIHDYVDVDIWIVWTTVEKDVPMLLKQLEGINNQ, encoded by the coding sequence GTGAAAAAAGACGACAGTATTTTTATTGACCACATACTTCATGCCCTGCATAAGATTATTGCGTATACTGAAATACACAGTCAATCAAGTTTCCTAAAATCTGAAATTACGCAAGATGCAGTGATCAGACAATTTGAAATAATCGGAGAAGCATCAAAAAAATTATCGTCGGAATTTAAAAAAAGATATTCTGATGTTCCTTGGTCAGACATGGCAGGCATGAGAGACAAATTAATTCACGATTATGTTGATGTGGACATTTGGATTGTATGGACTACTGTTGAAAAGGATGTACCGATGCTACTAAAGCAACTAGAAGGAATCAACAATCAATAA
- a CDS encoding nucleotidyltransferase family protein: protein MNSFQSQQIVDYLKSHHASKIGVFGSFARGDYNDTSDVDILVTFKTNIGLLELVKFERELSLILGRKVDLVTNRSLVNKKIEAYVQRDLKMLLE, encoded by the coding sequence ATGAACAGCTTTCAAAGTCAGCAAATAGTAGATTACCTAAAAAGTCATCACGCCTCAAAGATTGGTGTATTTGGTTCTTTTGCGCGAGGTGACTACAATGACACAAGTGATGTTGATATACTAGTGACTTTTAAGACCAACATCGGCCTCCTTGAACTAGTTAAATTTGAAAGAGAGCTGAGTTTGATTTTAGGAAGAAAAGTTGATCTTGTCACAAATCGTTCACTTGTCAATAAGAAAATTGAGGCCTACGTTCAGCGCGATTTAAAAATGCTTCTTGAGTGA
- a CDS encoding MarR family transcriptional regulator, translating to MKIEDELQSKFRNEFHKLAVNLFLTSSRLGECFHQTIKDYHITPAQYNVLRILRGQKQKPASIGLIKERMIDRNSDVSRIIDRLVQKKVIARSENAADRRQKDVVITNAGLQLLKEIDTWEKQMDKRLHKLSEAEAAKVNVLLDRLREGI from the coding sequence ATGAAAATTGAAGACGAGCTGCAATCTAAATTCCGGAATGAATTTCATAAACTGGCGGTAAACCTCTTTTTGACCAGTTCACGCCTTGGCGAATGTTTTCATCAAACCATCAAAGATTACCACATCACCCCTGCGCAATATAATGTGTTAAGAATACTACGTGGGCAAAAACAAAAACCGGCTAGCATTGGTTTGATTAAAGAACGAATGATAGATCGCAATTCAGATGTTAGCCGAATTATTGATCGGCTAGTTCAAAAGAAAGTGATAGCCCGCAGTGAAAATGCTGCTGATCGCAGGCAAAAAGATGTTGTCATCACCAATGCAGGTTTACAACTTCTCAAAGAAATTGATACCTGGGAAAAGCAAATGGATAAACGCCTGCATAAACTCTCTGAAGCTGAGGCCGCCAAAGTAAATGTTTTGCTGGATAGGTTGAGGGAGGGGATATAG
- a CDS encoding YceI family protein, translated as MKKILELIRHKTGNIFMITLFLIVVGQNSSHAQAIGTKTGYISFYSEMEEVLAQNYAVESELDTSTGKIIFIACIQSFRFDNATMQKHFNEKDVMNSKEFPRAKFVGNILNHDKIQYNQNGSYSIQVEGNLTMKGVTKEVKTKATIVVENGKISASAKFILDRFLFGVTDIADSISQMLDVEVKVNYE; from the coding sequence ATGAAAAAGATTCTAGAGTTGATTCGTCACAAAACAGGTAATATCTTTATGATTACCCTATTTTTAATAGTTGTCGGACAAAATAGCAGTCACGCACAAGCAATAGGAACAAAAACAGGATACATCAGTTTCTATTCAGAAATGGAAGAGGTGCTAGCTCAAAACTATGCTGTAGAAAGTGAATTAGACACAAGCACCGGGAAAATAATTTTCATTGCATGCATTCAAAGTTTCCGCTTTGATAATGCCACGATGCAAAAGCATTTCAATGAAAAAGATGTTATGAATTCCAAAGAATTTCCTCGTGCCAAATTTGTGGGTAACATTCTCAATCATGACAAAATTCAATACAATCAAAACGGTAGCTACTCAATTCAAGTTGAAGGCAACCTTACCATGAAAGGAGTAACAAAAGAAGTAAAAACAAAAGCTACCATTGTAGTAGAAAACGGTAAAATATCAGCATCAGCAAAATTTATACTCGACAGATTTTTATTTGGTGTAACTGATATAGCAGACTCCATTTCACAGATGTTAGATGTAGAAGTAAAAGTAAATTATGAATAA
- a CDS encoding DoxX family protein — protein MISTTKQITKPHWIQIASYYVIAGILALMMLGAAFMKLSKDQTLVENFAKWNLTEYMQWIAIAEILIVLGLFIRKISGISTLMLIGMMAGAVYTHVAHDEPFFAPLAIAIVASINQWFIKPKKANK, from the coding sequence ATGATTTCAACAACAAAACAAATAACTAAACCTCATTGGATACAAATTGCGTCTTACTATGTTATAGCAGGCATACTGGCACTGATGATGCTTGGTGCCGCATTTATGAAATTAAGCAAAGATCAAACCTTGGTTGAAAATTTTGCAAAATGGAATTTAACCGAGTATATGCAATGGATAGCAATAGCTGAAATACTCATTGTACTGGGCTTGTTCATCAGAAAAATTTCAGGTATTTCCACACTTATGTTAATTGGCATGATGGCGGGTGCAGTATACACTCATGTGGCACATGACGAGCCTTTTTTTGCACCCTTGGCCATAGCAATTGTTGCTAGCATTAACCAGTGGTTTATTAAACCGAAAAAAGCCAATAAATAA
- the purE gene encoding 5-(carboxyamino)imidazole ribonucleotide mutase, giving the protein MMAEVGIIMGSKSDLPVLMPAAEILKEFGIAYEITVVSAHRTPERMVEYAKTAVSRGLKVIIAGAGGAAHLPGMTASLTPLPVIGVPVKSSNSIDGWDSILSILQMPGGIPVATVALNGGKNAGILAASIIGSANPHVLEKITDYKNKLRDEVLKSADELKNL; this is encoded by the coding sequence ATTATGGCAGAAGTAGGAATCATCATGGGAAGTAAATCAGATTTACCGGTTTTAATGCCGGCAGCTGAGATACTGAAAGAATTTGGAATAGCTTATGAAATCACGGTAGTATCAGCACACCGTACTCCTGAACGCATGGTAGAATATGCCAAAACCGCTGTATCACGCGGATTAAAAGTCATTATTGCCGGGGCGGGTGGCGCAGCTCATTTACCGGGAATGACCGCTTCTCTTACCCCACTGCCCGTTATTGGTGTTCCGGTAAAATCAAGTAATTCAATTGATGGCTGGGATTCTATTTTGTCTATTTTACAAATGCCCGGCGGAATTCCGGTTGCAACCGTAGCACTCAACGGTGGTAAAAATGCCGGCATACTTGCCGCCAGCATTATTGGCAGTGCTAATCCACATGTATTGGAAAAAATCACAGACTACAAAAACAAACTCCGAGATGAGGTGTTAAAGTCTGCAGATGAATTGAAAAATCTTTAA